Part of the Lysobacter enzymogenes genome is shown below.
CGCGCGGGCTCGACGTGGAAGACCTCGGCGCGGTGGTGAACTACGACCTGCCGACCGATCCGGACGTGTACGTGCACCGCATCGGCCGCACCGGCCGCGCCGGCCGCGGCGGCGTCGCGCTGAGCCTGTGCGGCCCGCGCGAGAACGCGCGCGCCGAGCAGATCGCCGAACGCATGGGCGCGCCGCTGCAATGGCGCAGCGCCCAGCCGCTCGGCGGCAAGGCCCGCAATGCGCCGGCCGCGCCGATGGCGACCTTGCGCATCGACGCCGGCAAGACCGACAAGCTGCGCCCGGGCGACATCCTCGGCGCGCTGACCGGCGAGGCCGGGCTCAAGGCCGAGGCGGTCGGCAAGATCAACGTGTTCGCCACGCGCTCGTACGTCGCCGTCGCGCGCGGGCAGGCCGCCGCGGCGCTGGCGCGGTTGCGCGAGGGCAAGATCAAGGGGCGCAAGTTCCGGGTCAACCGGTTGTAAGCCGGTGGCGGGGCGGCGGGCGACTGCTGCCGGCCGTGGCGGTGGTTCGGCCGCGGCGGTGCGCGCGGGTCGTTGCGGTGGAGTCGGGGGTGGGCTTTCGGCGTAGTCGCAGCGTCGCGGTCGCGACTCGCGTCGCTCCTACAGGGCGTGCCGGTGGCTGCGATGTCGACTCGCGATTGCGCGCTGGTGGTTGGGGGCGGTGTCGGGGATGGGCTTTCGACGTAGTCGCAGCGTCGCAGTCGCGACTTGCGTCGCTCCTACAGGGCGAGCCCGCGGCTGCGATGTCCGACTGTAGGAGCGACGCGAGTCGCGACCGCGACACCACGCTTGCGACGTCACCCGCCGCAACGCTGAGCATCATTTGCCGTAGAGCGAATACCGGCCCGGCCCCAGCAGCGCGACCGCCGCGGCCGTCGCCAGGAACATCGCCTGCAATTCGATCGCCCAGCCGCCCTGTTCGTTGAGCTGGCCGAGCTGGCCGAGGTGGACCAGCGCCAGCGCCACCAGCATGTTGCCGGCCACCAGCACCGCGCCGATGCGCGCATGCCAGCCCAGGATCAGCAGCGCCGGGCCGAGCACTTCGCCGAGCAGCACGCCGTAGCCGAGGAAGCCGGGCAGCCCGTGCGATTCGACCATGCCGACGATGCCCGCGGTGCCGCCGCGCAGCTTGGCGATGCCGTGCATCAGGATCAGCGCGCCCAGGCTCAGGCGCAGGATCAGTTTGCCCAGGTCGGAACAGCGCTCGGCGTTCATGGCGGCTCGCTTCGATGAAGGTGGCCGTCAGGATCGCGCCGCAGCGGCGCAGGCGCTGTGAAGCCGTGGCCGATGCGCCGGCGCGGATGCTGGAAGGGACTTCAGTCCCGATGCTCTTGTCGCAGAGCGCGGCGCCTTGAGCGGAAGGCGTCGGGACTCAAGTCCCTCCCACAGTCGTGCGGGAAGCGTCGGGCGCAGAACCTCAAGACCGAAGTCTCTCCCACCGCTGTGCGCAAAGCGCCGGGACTGAAATCCCTCGCACGGCCGCGCGCAACGCATCGGGACCGAGGCCCCTCCCGCAACAGCGGTCCGCCAGGGGCCGTTGCGGGAGGGGAGTTGCTTCGAAGCCTTCGACTGCGGACCCGCTGCCTCAGCGCAGCGCCCGCAACGTCACCGTCAGCGTATCCGGATCGCCCGAACGCGCCGCGCCGCTGAAATCCGGGCCGCCGCTGGCGGTGACGTCGTCGTACGGGAAGGCGTAGCCGCGGTTGTCCGGCAGCCGTTCGTGCACCAGCCGCGCGTAGTGGTTGGTCTGGGCGTTGCGGTAGAAGCGGCTGGCGACTTCGCCGTTGGGCTGGTTGGCGTTGTCGAGCAGGGTGGTGCGGTTCAGCGCCGCGGCCAGGCGCGGGATGATCGCCTTGCGCACCTCGCTGGCGCCGCCGAGGCTGAAGGGCCCGCTGTCGCAGCTGAGCACGTCGGCGGTGCTCGGCTTGGCGAAGGCTTCGCCGTTGTTGAAGCGCAGCAGATTGTCGCCGCCCACGCGCGCGGTCAGCACGCCGAAGCCGGATTGGGTGTCGACGGTCAGCGTGGTGTTGCGGTACTTGTTCCAGCACGCGTCGATGTAGCCGGTCAGGTAGTTCTGGAAGCGCGCGGCCTGGTAGTGCGCGCTCATCGCGCGCAGGTTGCGTCCGTCCGGGCCGCGCTGGATCAGCGAATTCCAGGCCGAACCTTCCTGCGTGGCCTGCTGTTGCAGCGAATAGCAGATCGGATCCAGCGACGCCGCCGGCAGCCCCGGAATGGTCTCCACGCGTCCGGACAGCGAGCGCAGCGACAGCCCCAGCGGCGCGGCGACGAAGTCGACGTAGCTGATGTTGGAGAACAGCTCGTACTCGTTGAAGGTGAACTCGGCGAAGGTCCAGTTCTTGTTGAAGTTGGTGTCGCTGGTGTTGAGGAAGCTGGGGTGCACCACCGCCGGGCCCGGATTGACGTAGAAGTTCAGCTTGCTGCCGGTGACCAGGTAGATGCGCGCGCCGTACATGCGCGGTACCGAGACCCGCACGGTCGTGCCGTTGGCGCCGAGCGGAATCGCGCAGTCCGCGCCCAGCGGCGTCACCGGCGCGGACGGCGAGGGCGGGTAATAGGCGCTGCCGTCGGCGCGCACGAACACCGGCCGGCCGTTGTCGAAACCGGTGACGTAGGCGTAGGCGGTGTTCTGGCCGGACGCGTTGAGCAGGGCGAGGTTGAAGCGCGCCGGGGTGGCGGCGAGGGCGTTGCGCGGCAGCAGCGGTACGGCGAGCGCGGCGGCGCTGGCGCCGAGGAAGGTGCGGCGGGTGACCATCGTTGCGGCTCCTGGTGAGGCAAGCGCGACGGCGGAGTAGGCGCGCGCTCGGCGCGACGAAGCCGGTGGGCTTGCGTGGACGGACTTGCGTGGACGGATGCGGGCGCGGCGCGCCCACGGTCCGCACCTTGTCCTGTGGTTGACAGCGCTGTCAGTGATCGCGGCCGCAGATCGCCGCGCCGCATGCCCGCGCGGCGGCGGCCGGAACGCGGGAAAGCGATTACCGTCGAAACTGAATGCGCATGGCGGTTTACCGCATCTGCCGGCTTGCCCCGCGCATGGGTCGGCCTCCGCCAAAAGTGGGTTCAGCCGCGCGCCCGGTTGCGCGATCATCGGCGGTCTTGTCGCGGCCGGCCGGAGATGCCGGCGGCGACTGGCCCCCAATGCAATCAGGAACGCGGCGCCGCGGCGCCGCGCAGCGCAGGACGAACCGCCGATGCCAGCCGCCCCGATCCTTTCCTTCCGCCGCCTGCGCGCAAGCTGCGTGCGCGCGCTCGCCGCGGCGCTGCTGGCGGCGCCGCTGGCCGCCGCGGCCGCGCCGCAGGCCGGGCCGGCCGCCGCAACCGCTGCGCCGGCCGCGCGCGCCGGGGCCAATCTCGACGTGCTGCACTACACCGCGCGGATCGAGCCGGACATCGTCGCCAAGACCCTGCGCGGCCAGGTCTCGATCCGCCTGGCCCTGCGCGCCGACGGCGCCCAGCACCTGGAGTTCGACGCCGGCGATCTGGAGATCGACAAGGTCTCCGAGCACGGCCGCGCGCTGGCCTTCGACAAGAGCGAGCAGCGCCTGCGCGTGCGCCTGCCCAAGCCGGGCAAGTTCGGCGAGCGCCACGAGATCGACATCGCCTACCGCGGCGCGCCGCGCTACGGCCTGGAGTTCCATCCCGACCGCAGCGAGGTCTACACGATCTTCTCGACCAGCCAGTGGCTGGTGTGCATCGACGCGCCGTCCGAACGCGCCAGCTTCGACCTGACCCTGACCGTGCCCAGCGGCCTCAAGGCCGCCGGCAACGGCCGGCTGGTGTCGAAGTCGGCGCTCGGCGGGCGCCGCGATTCCTATCGCTGGCGCCAGGACCAGCCGATGCCGAGCTACGTCTACGGCTTCGCCGCCGGCCGCTACAACGAGGCCGGCGGCAACGGCGAGAACGGCGAGCTGCGCTTCCTGTCGGCCGACCTGCAGAGCGCGCAGCTGCGCCAGGTGTTCGCCGACACCGCCGACATGATGCGGTTCTTCGGCCGCCGCGCCGGCATCCGCTACCGCGGCCCCTACACCCAGGTGCTGGTCGCCAAGACCATCGGCCAGGAGCTCGACGGCATCGGCCTGCTGTCGGAGGCCTACGGCCGCGAGGTGCTGGAAAAGCCCGAAGCGCAGGGCCTGATCGCGCACGAGCTGGCGCACCAGTGGTGGGGCAACATGGTCACCAACCTCGATTGGGGCCAGTTCTGGCTCAACGAGGGCTTCGCCAACTTCATGACCGCGGCTTACCTGCAGCACCGCTACGGCGAGGACGCGTATCGCGAGCGGGTCGAGGCCTGGAAGAAGCGGGTCGACAAGCTGCGCGAGAGCGGCAAGGACCACGCCCTGGTCTATGCGGTCTGGAACAAGCCCAGCGCCGACGACCGCGCGGTGGTCTACCAGAAGGGCGCCTACGTCCTGCACCTGCTGCGCGAGGAGGTCGGCGAGCGCGCGTTCTGGCGCGGCGTGCGCACCTACACCCGCGCCTACTACGGGCATTCGGTGACCAGCGCGGACTTGCGCAAGGTGATGGAGCGCGCCAGCGGCCGCGACCTGTCGGCGTTCTTCGCGCGCTGGGTCGACGGCGCCGAGCCGGCGAAGACCGAAGCCGCGGCCAAGAGCGAGGCGGCGAAGTAAGACCGGCGGGCGAGGACGGATCGCGCGCGAGCGTATACGCGTAGCGGCGCGCGCGCGGCCGCGCGTCGGCGCAACCGGACCGCGCGCCGCGGCCGCGCCGGCCCGCCTTGCGGCGGCGCGCGGCGCTACGCCGCGCACGTCGCGCGTCCGACCGCCGTCGCCGCAACCGCCGGTCCGCGGTCACGCTTCCGACTTCACATTTCCGGGTCCGACGCTGTGCGCGAACGGTCGTCTTGGCTTTAGGCTAGGGGATCGCCCCGCCCAGCCACCGCAAGGACCCCGCCATGACCCAGCCTCGCTTCGCCCCCCGCCACGCCCGTCCGCGCCGCGCACCGCTGTACCGTGCGCTCGGCTGCGCCCTGTGGCTCGGCGGCAGCCTGTTCGCCGGCAGCGCGTTCGCCCAGGAAGCGGCGCAGCCGACGGCGCAGGAGGCCAGCGAAACGCGGACCCTGGGAACCGTATCGGTGCTCGGCTCGCGCCGCGCCCAGCGTTCGTCCGACACCACCTCGATCTCGCCGGTCGACGTGCTGCCGATGGCCAAGAACACCGAAGAAGGCGCGCAGTTCGACCTCGCCCAGTCGCTGCAATACGCCGCGCCCTCGTTCAACTCGACCCGCCAGAGCGGCGCCGACGGCGCCGACCTGGTCGACTCGGCCGCGCTGCGCGGCCTGGGTTCGGACCAGACCCTGGTGCTGGTCAACGGCAAGCGCCACCACACCACCGCGCTGCTGAACCTGTTCGGCGCGCGCAACCGCGGCAACACCGGCACCGACCTCAACACGATTCCGCTGATGGCGATCGACAGCGTCGAGATCCTGCGCGACGGCGCCGCCGCGCAGTACGGCTCCGACGCCATCGCCGGGGTCATGAACATCTCGCTGAAGAAGCGCAAGGGCTGCGAGGCCGTCGCCGGCTACGGCCAGTACTCCAAGGGCGACGGCGAAAACTGGCTGGCCAGCGCGTATTGCGGCTTCGGCCTCGGCAGCGACGGCACCCTCGGCATCACCGGCGAATGGCAGGACCGCGGCCGTTCCGACCGCTCCGAGCCGGCCGGCAGCCCGCGCATCATCGGCGACTCCAAGGTCAAGAACCAAACCCTGTTCCTCAACGGCGACAAGCCGCTGACCGAGAACGTCGACCTGTACTTCACCCTCGGCGTGCAGCAGCGCGACGCTTCTTCGGCCGCGTTCGCGCGCGACGGCATCGGTTCGGAAGACATCCCCTCGCGCAATTCCGCGGCGATGTACCCGAACGGCTTCGTGCCGTTCATCGACGGCGACATCGACGACCGCTTCGGCATCCTCGGCGCGCGCTGGGCGATGGGCGAGTGGAACGCCGACCTGTCCTACACCTACGGCTACAGCAAGCTGCGCTATACGATCAACAACACCCTCAACGCCTCGCTGGCGAATCTCGACCTGCTCAACGGCGGCAAGGGCATCAGCCCGCGCAGCTTCGACGCGGGCGGGTTCTCGTTCGAACAGAACACGATCAACTTCGACGTCAACCGGTTCTACGACCACATCTTCCGCGGCCTCAACGTCGCGTTCGGCCTGGAGCGCCGCGACGAGCGCTACAAGATCTTCGCCGGCGAGCCGGGTTCCTACCTCGACTACGACGGCGACTCCGACGGCGGCAACGCCGGCAGCCAGGGCTTCCCGGGCTTCCGCCCCAGCGACGCCGGCGGCCACAGCCGCGACAGCTGGGCCGCGTACGCCGACGTCGAAGCCGACTTCACCGAGCGCTTCACCGCCGGCGTGGCGGTGCGCTACGAGGACTACAGCGACTTCGGCAACACCACCACCGGCAAGCTCGCCGCCGGTTTCCGCGCCACCGACACACTGATGTTCCGCGCCTCGGCCAGCACCGGTTTCCGCGCGCCGTCGCTGCAGCAGAAGTACTTCTCCTCGACCATCACCGACTTCGTCAACGGCGAGCCGGTCGACGTGGTCATCGCGCCCAACGGCGGCGCCCTGGCCAACCTGGCCGGGCTGCCGGCGCTGACCAACGAGAAGTCGCACAACTACACCCTCGGCCTGACCTGGTCGCCGACCGCCGACACCTCGCTGACGCTCGACGCCTACCGCATCGACATCGACGACCGCATCGTGCTCAGCGGCCGCTTCGGCGACGACGATCCGGTCATCGGCACCGCCTTGCGCGCGCTGCAGGTCGGCCAGGCGCAGTTCTTCGTCAACTCGGTCGACACCCGCACCGAAGGCCTTGACTTCACCTTCAACAACCAACGCGAACTCGGCAACGACTTCAAGCTCGGCACCTTCTTCGCCTTGAACCTCAACCGCACCAAGGTCCGCGCGATCCACGCGCCGCCGTCGCTGGTCGGGCGCGAGGACGTGCTGTTGTCCGAACGCGAGCGGCTGTTCATCGAGCAGGGCGCGCCGCGGTCGAAGGCGGTGCTCGGCTTCGACCTCAGCCGCGGCGCGTGGGAAGGCAACATCAAGGCGATCTACTTCGGCCCGCAGACGCTCGGCACCTTCTCCGGCACCGCCGCGGGCGTGCCGAACGCGCGCTACAAGGCCAAGGCCTCGGCCGACCTCAGCGTGACCTACGCCTTCAGCGACAACACCAAGCTGACCGTCGGCGGCTCCAACCTCCTCAACGTCAAGCCGACCCGGCAGGACCCGAACGAGACCGACAACGGCCACATCTTCGACAGCGTGCAGTTCGGCTTGAACGGCGCAGCGTATTTCGTGCGTCTTTGGCATAAGTTCTGATCGGCGCCAGGGGTAGGATCGGGCCATGCACGAGGACCTGATCGCCCACCTGCACGACCTGTCCGCCGGCTTCGGCGCGCTCGACGCGCGCCGGATGTTCGGCGGGCACGGCGTGTACCGCGACGGCACCATGATCGGATTGCTGTCGGACGAAACGCTTTATCTGAAGACCGACGAACAGACCCTGCCGCGGTTCCGGGCGGCGGGGTGTTCGCCTTTCCTGTACGCGCGGCGCGGCGAGACTGTGCCGACCAGTTACTGGACGGTGCCGGAAGAAGCGATGGAGTCGCCGCAGGAGATGCGGCCGTGGCTGGAGTTGGCGTGGGAGGCGGCGGCGCGCAAGGCGGCGAAGAAGCGGCCGGCGAAGAAGCGCGCGGCCAAGAAGGTCGCGAAGAAAAAGCCGTCGCGCTGATGTGAGCATCCGACTGTAGGAGCGGCGCGAGCCGCGACCGCGACAATGCAACTACGCCGCAACCTTCGCCGTAGTTGCGTTGTCGCGGTCGCGGCTCGCGCCGCTCCTGCAGGTAGTGAACCGGTTATTCCTTTTCCGTGGCCAGCAGCCAATCCAGAAACGCCCGCGCCGCCGGCCGCAGCCGCCGGTGCGCCGGATAGATCGCGTAGTACTGCCAGCGCGCCGTCATCTTCGGCCCCGGCAGCCGGATCAGCTGGCCCGAGCGCAGGTACGGCACCACGATCTGCTCGCGCGCGAGCGCCGCGCCGAGACCGTGCGCGGCGGCCATCAGCGCGTCGGTGGTGTCGCTGAAGGTGTAGCGCTCCTCGAGCTTGCGCCCGTGCACGCCGGCGGCGCGGAACCAGTCGTGCCAGCCCTGGCGGGCGTGGTCGGCGATCAGCGGCAGCTCGGCGATCTGCGCCGGTTCGACGATGGCGTCGACGCCGGGCGTGCGCGGCGAAGTCACCGGAAACAGCGCGTCGTCCATCAGCCAGTGCGAGGTCAGCCCGGGCCAGTGGCCGGCGCCGTGGCGGATGCCGAGGTCGGGGCCGCCGTCGTCGAAGCGGGCCAGCGCGATTTCGGTATCGACGCTGAGCTGGATGTGCGGATGCGCGCGGGTGAACTCGGGCAGGCGCGGCAGCAGCCAGGTGTAGGCCAGCGAGTGCAGGGTGGTGATGCGGACCCGGTCGCGCTCCTCGCGCGCCAGGCGCAGGCTGCGCAGCACGCCGTCGACGTCGGCCAGCGCGGTGCCGGCGGCATCGGCCAACTGGCGGCCCTGCGCGGTCAGCGCGACCCCGCGCGCATGGCGCTGGAACAAGCTCACCCCGAGCCGGCTTTCCAGCTTGCGCACGTGGTGGCTGACCGCGCTGGCGGTGAGGTGCAGTTCCTCGGCGGCGTGGGCGAAGTTCTGGTGGCGCGCCGCCGCCTCGAACGCCGCCAGGGCCGGAAGCCAGTCCGCTCGCAGGGCCATCGGAGCCTCAAGTGAAATTTGTGGCTGGGTGCCAAAGTATGCGCTTGCGTCGGGTTCCGGGCCAGTCAGAATAGGCGCCAGGGAAAAGCCAGATTGTCGTCGCAGCCCGCGAAGACCCGCCTTCCGACATCCGCGCATGAGCCTCATCGACCTGCTTGCGACCTCCGCCGAACTGCCTGCCGCGTGGCGTTCGACCGTGGTCGGCCGCTTCGGCGGCGCCAACTTCAAACTGTTGCGCATGGACGCCGGCGCCTACGAGGAAGAAACCCACGACTTCGCCGAAGGCCTGTTGGTGCTCGACGGCGCGATGCGCCTGAGCGTCGGCGGCGAGATCGTCGAGGTCGGCGCGGGGCAGCTTTACGTGGTGCCCGCCGGCGTGCCGCACGCGGTGGCGCCGGGCAGCGGCGGCACCTTGGCGATTCTGGACGTCTGAGCGCGCTGCCGCGGCGCGCGCTTCGTTTCGGTCCGGGCCGAAGCGATGCGCGGTGGAGTCGGGCGAAACTGATCGGGCGAGCCGGGTGGGCAGGCGTTCGATCCGGGCGAGTTCGATTCGAGCGCGTTGGATTGGGACGCGTTGTGTTGGAGCGCGTTGTGTTGGGGCGCGTTGGATTGGAGCAGGCGCGACCGGAGCGGAACCGATCGATGCGCGGTGGATCGATGCATGCCCGATCGAAGCGGCGCTCGATCCAGGCGCGCTCGATTAAAGCCGCCCCGATCCAAGCGCAACCGAATCCGCCCTGCGCGGATCCCTGTCCGAATCCGGATATCCGCGCGCCGGATGCGCGCGGATATTGCCATCGAACCGGGGCATTTCCGGCCCAGGTTCGCCGATAGTCCGCGCAACGGCGCCCGCCGCCGTCGCGCCGGCCGCGCCGCCGCGAGGCGGGCGCGGCCGTACTTCCCCCGCCAGCGGCCGCAGCGCGCGGCCGCCGTTCCAGAGGATCTTGCGCATGCGTTCCCCCGAACTCGCCGCCACCGTGACGCCCAACGCCTCCGCCTCCGCGCCCGCCCCGGCCGCCGCCGATTCCGCCCGCGCCGGCTGGCGCACGCCGCTGGAACTGACCGTGCTCGGCGCGATCTGGGGCGGCTCGTTCCTGTTCATGCGCGTGGCCGCCAAGGACTTCGGCGCGCTGCCGCTGGTGGAGATGCGCCTGGGCCTCGGCGCGCTGATCCTGTTGCCGTTCCTGTGGAAAGCGCGCGACTCGTTCCGCGGCGCCAAGATCTGGGCCAAGCTGGCCTTGATCGGCGTGATCAATTCGGCGGTGCCGTTCGCGCTGTTCGCCTGGGCCGCGCAGCGCGCGCCGGCCGGAGTCGGCGCGATCACCAATTCGATGGCGGTGCTGTTCACCGCGCTGGTCGGCTTCCTGTTCTTCGGCGAGAAGATCGGCGCGCAGCGCGCGGTCGCGCTGCTGGCCGGTTTCGCCGGCGTGGTGGTGCTGGCCAGCGGCAAGACCGCCGGCGCCAGCATCGGCTGGGCGGTCGCGGCGGGTTGCGCGGCCGCGTTCCTGTACGGCATCGGCGCCAACCTGGTGCGGCGCCAGCTGACCGGCCTGCCGGCCGCGGCGGTCGCTGCGGCGACGCTGGGCAGCTCGGCGCTGCTGACCCTGCCGTTCGCGATCGCCTCCTGGCCCGATCACGCGATTCCGGCCAAGTCGTGGCTGTCGGCGAGCATGCTCGGCGTGCTCTGCACCGGCATCGCCT
Proteins encoded:
- a CDS encoding LysR substrate-binding domain-containing protein — protein: MALRADWLPALAAFEAAARHQNFAHAAEELHLTASAVSHHVRKLESRLGVSLFQRHARGVALTAQGRQLADAAGTALADVDGVLRSLRLAREERDRVRITTLHSLAYTWLLPRLPEFTRAHPHIQLSVDTEIALARFDDGGPDLGIRHGAGHWPGLTSHWLMDDALFPVTSPRTPGVDAIVEPAQIAELPLIADHARQGWHDWFRAAGVHGRKLEERYTFSDTTDALMAAAHGLGAALAREQIVVPYLRSGQLIRLPGPKMTARWQYYAIYPAHRRLRPAARAFLDWLLATEKE
- a CDS encoding M1 family metallopeptidase; this translates as MPAAPILSFRRLRASCVRALAAALLAAPLAAAAAPQAGPAAATAAPAARAGANLDVLHYTARIEPDIVAKTLRGQVSIRLALRADGAQHLEFDAGDLEIDKVSEHGRALAFDKSEQRLRVRLPKPGKFGERHEIDIAYRGAPRYGLEFHPDRSEVYTIFSTSQWLVCIDAPSERASFDLTLTVPSGLKAAGNGRLVSKSALGGRRDSYRWRQDQPMPSYVYGFAAGRYNEAGGNGENGELRFLSADLQSAQLRQVFADTADMMRFFGRRAGIRYRGPYTQVLVAKTIGQELDGIGLLSEAYGREVLEKPEAQGLIAHELAHQWWGNMVTNLDWGQFWLNEGFANFMTAAYLQHRYGEDAYRERVEAWKKRVDKLRESGKDHALVYAVWNKPSADDRAVVYQKGAYVLHLLREEVGERAFWRGVRTYTRAYYGHSVTSADLRKVMERASGRDLSAFFARWVDGAEPAKTEAAAKSEAAK
- a CDS encoding TonB-dependent receptor plug domain-containing protein — encoded protein: MTQPRFAPRHARPRRAPLYRALGCALWLGGSLFAGSAFAQEAAQPTAQEASETRTLGTVSVLGSRRAQRSSDTTSISPVDVLPMAKNTEEGAQFDLAQSLQYAAPSFNSTRQSGADGADLVDSAALRGLGSDQTLVLVNGKRHHTTALLNLFGARNRGNTGTDLNTIPLMAIDSVEILRDGAAAQYGSDAIAGVMNISLKKRKGCEAVAGYGQYSKGDGENWLASAYCGFGLGSDGTLGITGEWQDRGRSDRSEPAGSPRIIGDSKVKNQTLFLNGDKPLTENVDLYFTLGVQQRDASSAAFARDGIGSEDIPSRNSAAMYPNGFVPFIDGDIDDRFGILGARWAMGEWNADLSYTYGYSKLRYTINNTLNASLANLDLLNGGKGISPRSFDAGGFSFEQNTINFDVNRFYDHIFRGLNVAFGLERRDERYKIFAGEPGSYLDYDGDSDGGNAGSQGFPGFRPSDAGGHSRDSWAAYADVEADFTERFTAGVAVRYEDYSDFGNTTTGKLAAGFRATDTLMFRASASTGFRAPSLQQKYFSSTITDFVNGEPVDVVIAPNGGALANLAGLPALTNEKSHNYTLGLTWSPTADTSLTLDAYRIDIDDRIVLSGRFGDDDPVIGTALRALQVGQAQFFVNSVDTRTEGLDFTFNNQRELGNDFKLGTFFALNLNRTKVRAIHAPPSLVGREDVLLSERERLFIEQGAPRSKAVLGFDLSRGAWEGNIKAIYFGPQTLGTFSGTAAGVPNARYKAKASADLSVTYAFSDNTKLTVGGSNLLNVKPTRQDPNETDNGHIFDSVQFGLNGAAYFVRLWHKF
- a CDS encoding glycoside hydrolase family 64 protein, producing MVTRRTFLGASAAALAVPLLPRNALAATPARFNLALLNASGQNTAYAYVTGFDNGRPVFVRADGSAYYPPSPSAPVTPLGADCAIPLGANGTTVRVSVPRMYGARIYLVTGSKLNFYVNPGPAVVHPSFLNTSDTNFNKNWTFAEFTFNEYELFSNISYVDFVAAPLGLSLRSLSGRVETIPGLPAASLDPICYSLQQQATQEGSAWNSLIQRGPDGRNLRAMSAHYQAARFQNYLTGYIDACWNKYRNTTLTVDTQSGFGVLTARVGGDNLLRFNNGEAFAKPSTADVLSCDSGPFSLGGASEVRKAIIPRLAAALNRTTLLDNANQPNGEVASRFYRNAQTNHYARLVHERLPDNRGYAFPYDDVTASGGPDFSGAARSGDPDTLTVTLRALR
- a CDS encoding DMT family transporter, which codes for MRSPELAATVTPNASASAPAPAAADSARAGWRTPLELTVLGAIWGGSFLFMRVAAKDFGALPLVEMRLGLGALILLPFLWKARDSFRGAKIWAKLALIGVINSAVPFALFAWAAQRAPAGVGAITNSMAVLFTALVGFLFFGEKIGAQRAVALLAGFAGVVVLASGKTAGASIGWAVAAGCAAAFLYGIGANLVRRQLTGLPAAAVAAATLGSSALLTLPFAIASWPDHAIPAKSWLSASMLGVLCTGIAFVMYYRLIQRIGAGRAVAVTYLVPLFGVAWGWMLLGEPLTLTMLIAGALILGSVAMSQRAAK
- a CDS encoding cupin domain-containing protein — its product is MSLIDLLATSAELPAAWRSTVVGRFGGANFKLLRMDAGAYEEETHDFAEGLLVLDGAMRLSVGGEIVEVGAGQLYVVPAGVPHAVAPGSGGTLAILDV
- a CDS encoding DoxX family protein; its protein translation is MNAERCSDLGKLILRLSLGALILMHGIAKLRGGTAGIVGMVESHGLPGFLGYGVLLGEVLGPALLILGWHARIGAVLVAGNMLVALALVHLGQLGQLNEQGGWAIELQAMFLATAAAVALLGPGRYSLYGK
- a CDS encoding TfoX/Sxy family protein, which gives rise to MHEDLIAHLHDLSAGFGALDARRMFGGHGVYRDGTMIGLLSDETLYLKTDEQTLPRFRAAGCSPFLYARRGETVPTSYWTVPEEAMESPQEMRPWLELAWEAAARKAAKKRPAKKRAAKKVAKKKPSR